The following is a genomic window from Vitis riparia cultivar Riparia Gloire de Montpellier isolate 1030 unplaced genomic scaffold, EGFV_Vit.rip_1.0 scaffold466_pilon_pilon, whole genome shotgun sequence.
ACCCCTCCTGAGATGATTTTACTTCCTCATGTGCCATAATCCAAAAAAGGGAGTTATTGGGTGGAAAATCCACTAGTCTTTGAGATCCACATCAACTCCTCGTCAAATGGATTTGATCTAAGAACATCCAAGTCAAAGATATAATGCTCCTTCTCTAgatgaattgttttaaaatgtatttgCTTCCACTTGTTAGATCTAGAGATCCCCTAAGATAGTTTTGCATGCACTCTACAAGCCCAGGAATAGGAATGGAATAATCCAGGTTTTCCTACAATGACCTTATCTCAATGACCTTTGTGCTTATGTTTCTAGTTATATAATATTAACTAAATCTAACCTTTGTTGATTTTAGGCTGAGTTGTCATTGACCATATAACTAGACACCAAGGAGCATATGTAGAGTTCCAACAAATTAGCTCAAGTGGATCTATGGTTTGACTTggattttgtaataaatagaaaactTGATTTTTGCAAATCAAGGTTAAGGCACTTTTgtttctcaaataaaaaataaatccaaaaggaaacaaattgtTATAGTAATAGTAGTCATGTTGATCCTAGAAAGACTACTATTAGAAAGACTACTATTAAGTACTTAATGATATGAAGACTCCAAATACTTACCCTAATTACCTATATTTCTGTAAATCAAAaagatgagattttttttataaacactAGTGAATAAGATTTCAATGATTAAAAGATtacttaatttgaaattgtttagATTCTAGGTTCACTCGTAAGTTTGAAACTCATAAGTAATAGGATCTAGATTTCTCAAATAATATTGCACTCTTTCACATTCATTTTTCAATTGCATTAAACACTTAACTATTCTTAAATACTAACTTTAGGATTTTGCATATAAATAACCAAATTAGATCTCAATGAATCAACCCTTTTAGGGAAAGTATTCACTAAATCTAGTAATAAACATATCTCATAAGGGTAGATTTATCTAAGagttcttattcttttttaaaatattgaatttttataaatcttaaGAGTAGGAagtttttaccctattatgaaTGCATTCTCATGGAGTTCTTCTTTAAGAGATCTCCGTCgtatggataaaaaaataaacatatggaCGAAGCAATCACTTAATGTGATTGTTGAAGTAGGCAAtggacttcttttttttttttttggtacatgGGATGTTTTGTAGAGTTGTAAAAATAGAATTCAGAAAAATATTCcaaggaaaatatgaagaaaataaaataaaaaagaaaagtggaagaaaagaaaaactgaagcaaagtaaaaaataaatgcaaagtctataaattatttttatatacttcttcaaattcatttttcttgatcattcattatataaaaattaaataattttttcatattttttatagcaagacaaatatgaaaaaaatatttttcttaatatatatttctttccttagtattgaactactaattttcttattgaatttaaattcaatatacATATACATCCTCCCAACCTGCCTATATCCACACATAAAAAGATACGAAGAGTTACAAATTTGGGAGAGAGATAGAACACATAATCTTTTGCCAAATCACActttgatattttattgaactatcaattttaaaaaaaattaaatttgtaggATTTTAGTTCAATAAGCATAAGCTCAACACTTCAGTACTTTTTGGGAATGAAAGTGGTGTTTTTCAGTAGTTGGTAGTTATCATCGGTAGAATTAATCAGATAGAGAAAAGTTTTGACACTTATGGCTGAAATTTGAATAGGTGGAAAATCTTTTAGGTAAATTGTAGTTTGTAGTTGCAAGTATTTTTGACATTCATCTCCCTTTCTTCCTACTACAACATTTGCTTGTCTGAAATCACCCCCTTTTACAAATGGGCGCTGAGTAGTCTACACCAAATCATCCCACTCATTCgttctaaattaaattttatcttcaGTCATCTATAGACTCGTAAATCTAACTTAGGGTTAAATTTAGGGATGAAAACGGAATGGGTTGGAGACTCGCTCATATGTTCCTAATGGTAGGGTGTGATGGGTATTAGAATTTCTTGTTTATTcgtttttttcaaagttttaaaattttaattttaaaatttcatttacattgaaaaaatataatttataaataaataaatatataaagctttAATAGTTCTTTATtgattatatatttaacaagGAAAGAATGGGATACGAATAAGGTTTAAAATATCTGtatatatcatcaatatatcatTAATGTATCCAACAGATCCAAAATTCGATAATATATATCCATCAATAGGATATTTTACTGATATTTCATCCATATTTTGGACtaatattttgggatattttattggtattttactgatttttgtttcaattattaaataaataaattctaattattttatttttatatttgattttatttattgccaaacatataaaaacataattttaaatatgttttttttatataatctatatatttattcaatataaaaatataaacattaaaaaaattatgtatatattattatttacttgatatcattgaaaacatttaaattaaaattcatcataattttaatattaaatatattttaaaattagacatgttatcataatattattataaaataatatacaatgaaacttaataataaatatatacttataaaatttatatttttttattgacgTAGAgaatataattatcaaatatgacaaattatatatatatatatatatataatatatatatatatatatatatatatatatcaatttttaaaagaaaataactttaaaatgtttatttttacttttttatataatttttttagtgtttttttttaaatattttcataattttcattattttttacaatttttgtatcaaaatatttgttatatttcttatatatccaatatgtatatttaaaattcaaGTACCTACATATCTataattatcgatattttcatcatttgacACAACAAGATAATACATTTTTTAACCTTCCactgtttttataaaaaaaaaatctcaaattcatcTCTAactcattattttttcaaaccCGGTGGTTAGGTAATCAGAAAAAAATATGCTCTATTATTCTCCCaattaaattcctaaaaaaaaattttgatatttcaataaatatagtaaaaaaaaattaaaggcaaaATGTAATATATCCTACTTAATACACGTggatattatatattattatatatatattatattatatatatatatatatatatatattattgagtATTAATTATGCCACGGGAAACATAAAGTACTTAATACacatggatatatatatatatatatatatattattgagtATTAAGTATCCACTAATCTccaatttaattacaaaatagtttgaattagtaattttatttttataaatttataaatggtACTTGAATTAAGTGTTGTTGATGATAaatttaagaagtgtttttagtttaaaaaatgttttaaaaaaaattaaaagcgcatttgacattgattctaagaagtgtttttagtttttttaacacttgaaaatttttattttttaagtattgaaCATGCtagaaacacttttcaaaatcactatcaaacacactatAAGAATccgtttgacaataattttaggaagcgtttctaacctttttaacatttgaaaatttttattattcaagtgttaGAGATACTAGAAACATTTTCTAGAACCACTATCACACACACTTTTaagtgtttaataaaatttaagaaactcttataaaattttaaaaatttatttgtagtattaaaaaatacttatagtcttttcttaaaaaacattcgatgtgattttcttaaaaaacacttttactaaaaatattttgaataaaaacactatgaaaCGCACTttatatccatttcaaaaaaaaaaaaatttattatctactaataaaaaaatatttttaagaaaaaacgtaaacatataattattttttgaaaaaaacgaTTTTTGCATTGAAATcgaactttttaagaaaaaatttaaaatttgtgttttttataaatattttctaaaatactgttttctaaataaataaataaataatcccTAATCCCCCACCACAACTCACAAGTTGCCTTCCATACCAGAAATTTCAGGCCACtgtcctttcattttttattttattattttattttattttttgtcttttgataGTCACAATTGTGTTTTGTACCCAACTTGtaccaaaaattaatatttaactcATAAAAGTTgtataattgatgaaaattatataaaatgtgaaaagaccaatatacctttcaaaactattttgagtattttctaccataatatttaacaaatttttttatcttaaaattttttttaataattattctgaaaatttattattctaaaaaactattttttaaatatattctaaaaatatataatttttaaaaaataattttgacatatttttagttattttttacatacataattttaaatatatatattttccaaaatgtttgatttttaaaaaataataataataatttatttttatttttttggaaactagtgtatttttttccaaatcaataaattaaattaaattttattaaggcttacaaaaggaataaaatttaaattaatatttttttactttttttttcataatcaataaatatcaattttggaaagataaaaaattcatatcattcttctcaattttcacattttttctaggtcttgggcttaaatagtgaacttatatggatcaaagtttaatttttgggcccaactagatccaaaacacaattgtcccctTTTGATActagtttattttaaactttagcaaaaacaaaaataaatttcagcCTATACTTTGCTGTTTAATAAGTTAGATTGAGTTAAAAGCCATCTTCCTTTTCATTGGATTTgctttaataaattaatcaatttattatataaaaaattaatataatgtgtaattagatttcatgcTTAAAAAGATAAATGATTGTACCTTATGCCTACCACGTGCTAGAGCGGGCATGACGGCACGTGACCCCACAATTCTCCAACGGTTACATTTTCAAAACCCCAAAAACATGAACGGCTACGTCTCTCTCAGCGCCCTCCTGCTTTTGAAACAAaacccacctttttttttagataatcaGTGGCTCTTGATGGGGTGCTTTTTCGCTTGTTTCGGCACTTCCAAGCATCgaaaatccaaaaaatcatCTAATCCAATCCTCTCTGGGGTCCAAGTAAGCCTTTTTCTAAAGCTTTTGTCTTGCACATGATctacaattttcctttttttttttctttttttttctttttttttttggattttggtttaGTGTTCATCTATTGATCCGTTTAGTTGACGAGAAAATGTGGGGAAATGAAATTATGTGACTTTCGAATCTGGGTTTCATGCTCTTCATCTGAAACCCGAAAGACCTACAAGATATTGTTctacatttttgttttgttttcccaTATTCtctcagtaaccaaacagagcGTCATGGTTTTACTTTTGTTGCATCAATTGAACAGTTTTTTTTAATCTGAAATTTGTTTCAGAAGCATGAAGCCCGTAAATTTCCTGAACCCTTAAAGCAAGAGAAGATTGAAAACCCCATCAGCCCCATTCCAGAATCAAAGTAAGCTTTCCTCTTGTATTTCATTATGTTTATAGCAGTTTTTGGTTCATCGAATttatagatttttgtttttcttttattgggtGTAGAGAGAAAGTTGAGGATCATTTGAGTTGCCATAGCAAAAAGAAAGCTACTTTTGATTTGAATGTCAAAAGCGAAGAGGAAAATTTTCTCAAGGAGAGCTCCAATGATTTGGTGGAAAGCAATGAGAAGAAAGtgggagaaaagaaagaagaaacccCAAAAAGTGAATCCTTTTCTGATTCTTTTACACCTACAGTAGTGTCTCACCCTTCAAATCATAGATACCAGAATTGCAGAGATAGTGACAGTGAATTAGAAGATCTAGAATTACAAGTGAAGGAATTAGATGACAATGATATTGATGAAGACAACTATGAGGGTGAAGCAGCCATTAAAGAAGAGTCCTCGGAGTCATTGTTTTCTTTATCAATAGAATCTCGAAAACAAGTTTATGAGGCTGAAATAGATGAGAAGGAGATCAACAGTCCAATGCCAAAGCCAGTGGTAGCTTGTGAATCAAAGCCTGGTGAATTGAAAGGAAACGTCCGAGACAGGAGCCAGTATGTTGATTCAGTGTTGAAACCGGTTGAAAATCTTAGCCAGTGGAAGACGGTCAAAGCAAGAGCAGCCCCACCAGTTACCCACCACGCAAAGGAGAACATTATGCAGGATCTCAATATAGTACCCATTCGTCTGGAGCCTAGTTTTAAGCCGCTAGCTCACAGTAGGAAACTGGATGCCGATCACCCAAAGCCTGTGGATGAAGATACTGCAGTGGATGCTAGCCTTTCAAGCTGGTTGGTGGGGTTGGAAACTACTCCCAACTCCAGAACTAGTACTGTTTCTGTTGGGAATTCACCATCTGAGGGAGCGAAATCACCAAGAAAACAGGAAGATAGACCAATTCTAGGTGCAATGACAGTGGAAGAGCTCAAACAGTTGTCTGCTTCTTCATCTCCGAGAAGGTCACCGAGAAGGAGTCCTAGCCCAGATGAAGTACCTATTATAGGGACTGTTGGGAGCTACTGGAGTCATACAGGGCAGACCATGGCCACAGCTCCAAGCTCTTGTTGCCAAGGAATATTGAGCACAAGAGGAACATATATAGAGGTAGCAGTGAACTGAGATTCATTAGTATATCTTTGTCAATAAATGTGGGGGAAAtgacattgatttgattttgcAGGAAAAGAGAGTGAAGTGGAATTCTACACAATTTGAGAGAATGTTGGGGAGAGCTTTGGACAGGGGTGCAGCTGAAGTTTAAGCGGCCTTCTGAAGTGAATTAGAGTTCGTTTTGATTTCCTGTCAAATGCTATGTGATTAGTACTTGCAGATTGCTTATATTGTAATGCTGGTGTAATTGAATCAGTCTTCTAGAGATGATTTAATAAGAAGAGGATGTCTTGTTTGATGTTAAGAGTTGTTCCTCcactattttgtttttcccttgtTAGGTAGATTCTGATTATCTGAGCTCAAAGTCTCATAAATTCATCCATGGTGAACTTAGTTCTATGGGAGAAAATGGTAAAAAGAATTCTTATTGAATCACATGTTACAATCCTAATTTATATCCTATATTTAcaaagaaattagagaaaataaataaactaataatccctataaaaataggaaaattaagATTTGTAACATTCCCTctcaaagaaataaataaactaataatcgAGTTTTGACAAAAAGTagtctcttttaaaaaaataactcataAACTAGATTTGGTTATAAATAATTCTCAATCTAGTGCATTTTCATCACGTAAGcggttttggtttttttttttaaatagtcaaAATTGTAGTCATCaactatggttttaaatttaaagattaaaactATAATTGTCGAATATggttttaaacttttatatatatatacgaaattatgttgtttgatttgaaatatttttgtttacttttcaaaataaatttaatatcatgaatttattatattattttatttctatttattaatatgtaagtgattaataatttataatgccAAATCCTTTAATAAAACTaacaagaatatttttatatcaaattaaaaatatcaattaattaatttcacatactattttttttttaaaataatcatataagtttatcaatggaaaataaaaatcatataataaattcatggtattaaatttattttttttttaaataaactaaaatattttaaatgaaacaacataattttgtatatatgaaaaaaaaattaaagttaggTTTGAAATTGTAGTTACCAACTATGGTTTTAAgcttaaatttaaaacatagTTGGTGATTAAGGTTttgatcatttaaaaaaataataataatttgaaaccgtagtcaccaactatgATTCTATGACGTGGATGCTTATATGGCGAAAACACGCTACATTGGGAATTATTTTGGAACCCAATctagattttggatttttatttttaaagggagtattttgggtcaaaactcCTAATAATCGTTATAAATCAAGATAATccttataaatcaaatattattcttccTAATCTAATTTACAATTATACACAATTACGTAAATATATACAAGAAAACccaaataagaaaattcaaatatctaACACTTCTCCCCTTCAAGCTAGTGAATAGATATTAATCATTCCTAGCTTGCCTATAACTGCTTGAAATGTTGTGCTTACCAAACCCTTGGTCAAAACATATGCAAAGAGTGAAAATTAAgtcattttctattatttttttatgaagtgTCTATCAACCTCAACATGCTTTGTTCAGTCATTTTGTACCGGATAATGAGCAATGTTTAGGTTGATTTGTTATCGCAGTATAACCTCATGAGTTCTTCTCATTTAATCCGTAAGCGCTCAAGAATATTTTTAAGCCATAATAGCTCATAAATTCCTTATGTCATAACTCTAAACTCTACCTCCGCAATAAACCATGCAACAATCGGTTGTTTTTTACTCCTCTAAGTCACTAAGTTTCCTCCAGGAAAGGTGAAGTAGCCTAATGTTAATCTCCTATCCACATCCATCATAGTTGACATCTATGTTGGCTTCAAAGAACAAATTTGTATCTTTTCTGTAGAGAATTCTCATGTCCGAGCtacttttaagatattttaaaatcctATAAACAACTTGTAAGTGGACCTCCTTTGAATTGTGCATAAACTTCCTCACTACACTCACAACATAGGTAATATTCGATCTTATATGTGATAAGTAAATCAATCATCCCGTTAATCTTTGATACACACCTTGATCCACTCCTTTGTCTTCCAATGCTTCCCCAAGCTTATGATTTGCTTCAATTGGAGTCTCTATTGGTTTACATCCAAGCTTTCTCGTTTCCTTAAGTAAGTCAAAGATATATTTGTGTTGTGATACAAAAATGCCCTCTTTTGACTGTGACACTTCAATTCCTAAAAAGCACTTTAGTTTTCCCAAATCCTTTATCTCAAACTCCTTTGCAATACATTATCAAAGcgcctctttttcttttggatcaTTCTTGGTCACGATTATGAGATCAACGTACACCAATAAAATTGTAACTCCTTCTAAATCATAATGTTTAATAAACAAAGTGTGATTTCCTTGGCTTTGTTTAAACCCTAGAACTAACATAACCTTTGTAAATCTTTTAAGCCATGCTCTAGGATATTGTTTCAATTCATACAATGCTTTTTTCAACTTATACACCTTATTCTTGACTAAACTTCCCCCAAAACCAAGAGGAACTTCCATATAGATTTATTCATCAATTTCAGCATAGAGAAAGACGTTctttacatcaaattgttgtaaatTCCAATCAAAATGAACTACCAAAGACAATAAAATCCTCATTGTTCATCTTTAATTTGCTATTGGtgcaaaagtttcttgatagTCCACTCCATATGTTTGTGTGTGTCCCTTTGCGACTAGCCTTGCTTTATATCATTCAAGGGATCCATCGGCCTTGTATTTAACTATAAATACTCACTTGCAACCCACTACTTTCTCCCTTTTGGTAACTCCATAATTTCTCAAGTCTCATTATTCTTCAATGCTTTCATCTCGACTTTCATAGCTTGTTTCCATTTCTCATTACCAAGTTCCTTGATTAAGTTTGTGGAATCGAATAGGAAATTTATTTAGGTAAGAAAAGCTTTATGAGATGATGAGAATTTTTTAAATCCTAATGGCAATGGGAAGATCAACATTGTCAACATCATCGAGTCAAGAGGAGCAATATATTTGTGTACCTCATATCCAAGAGTTGGTTCAAATGTTTGGACTTGCATGGATCTAGGTTTAATCACCCTCCCCCTTGAAAAATTTTGTACTGCCTTTGTAGCAATAGGTTCAAgctctttttttgtttgttccAGCATAAAAAATAGGGCAAGTTTCAGCTATTTATGCGATCGTTATAGTTATTTgaggagttttgaaaatttctaaaacctttttcattacTTTTGACCCTTTTTAGGTTCCATTTGAAGTTTTAGATGGGGAAGATTTTAGGTGTATAAGGAAACTCAAGCAAGAACATGTCCTTATCTTCCATAGATGATATCTCCCCCTAAAAATAAGGAACCAAAAAATATCCCTCTATTTCTACAAAAGTGACATCCatggagacaaaaaaaaaatagttggcAGATGGAAGCATTTATACCCTTTTTGTGttgataaatatataacaaaagtaCACTTTAATGCTTTTGGATCCAACCTTCCTCAATGATGAGCATGAATATGAACAAACATGGGATACCCAAATACCTTAAGAGGAAGCTTACTTGATGTAATGAATTGAGGAAAGAATGTTGTGAACATTTCCATAGGACCCTTTAAATctaaaacacaaaaaggaatatttattaaatgagcaATTGTAAGAATGGCCTCTCCCCTAATAGGtttttagaactttttttttttaaacaagagAGCCCTAGTAAAATTCAGTAAGGAACCGTTTTTCTTCTTGgctactccattttgttggaGTGAATCAATACATGAAGATTCATGAATAAttctctctttttgaaaataagatgaaaatgtttgattgaAATAATCATTTGCATTGTCCAATCTAACCTGTTTTATTGACACctcaaattgatttttgactatATTATGGTAATTTGGAAAAGCAATGCTCACATcttacttttgttttaaaaggaaaatccaAGTAACAtgggtacaatcatcaataaacaaaacaaactaACAAGCTCCAGAAATATTAGAAACT
Proteins encoded in this region:
- the LOC117909907 gene encoding uncharacterized protein LOC117909907, encoding MGCFFACFGTSKHRKSKKSSNPILSGVQKHEARKFPEPLKQEKIENPISPIPESKEKVEDHLSCHSKKKATFDLNVKSEEENFLKESSNDLVESNEKKVGEKKEETPKSESFSDSFTPTVVSHPSNHRYQNCRDSDSELEDLELQVKELDDNDIDEDNYEGEAAIKEESSESLFSLSIESRKQVYEAEIDEKEINSPMPKPVVACESKPGELKGNVRDRSQYVDSVLKPVENLSQWKTVKARAAPPVTHHAKENIMQDLNIVPIRLEPSFKPLAHSRKLDADHPKPVDEDTAVDASLSSWLVGLETTPNSRTSTVSVGNSPSEGAKSPRKQEDRPILGAMTVEELKQLSASSSPRRSPRRSPSPDEVPIIGTVGSYWSHTGQTMATAPSSCCQGILSTRGTYIEEKRVKWNSTQFERMLGRALDRGAAEV